One window of the Delphinus delphis chromosome 20, mDelDel1.2, whole genome shotgun sequence genome contains the following:
- the SIGLEC10 gene encoding sialic acid-binding Ig-like lectin 10: MLLPLLLAVLWAGSWAQNPAFQLQVQELVRVQEGLCVVVPCSVSYPVIGWVPSTPAYGFWFKDPTATDSGLPVATNKPDRDVQTDTQGRFQLLGDPRQNCSLLIRDVHMEDSASYFFRLERGYYVRYNFVEYKFRLEVTALTQKPEIYVPETLKPGHQVTLICMFHWTFEECPAPTLSWRGATVSSHEARPRTSYLSALTFTPRPQDHGTELTCRVDVSRRGLSTEDTVLLSVAYAPKDVVISISQTDVSALEPQGNSPHLEVQKGQFLRLLCTADSVPLATLSWALQDRILSWSHPSGSKTLELVLPRVKAEDAGRYTCRAENGLGSQSRSLELSVQYAPENLKVMVSQGNRTVLENFRDGTSLPVLEGQSLRLLCVAHSNPPARLSWARGGQTLSPSQPSDPGVLELPQIQTEHEGEFTCRAQNPLGSQNTSLSLSVVYPPQLLGPSCSQEEEGLHCDCSSRAQPAPSLRLRLGEGLLEGNFSNASFKVTSSSAGPWVNSSLSLREGLSSGLRLGCEAQNVHGAQSATVLLLPDEKGFASKAFSSGIFLGIGLMTLLVLCFILIVARALRKKWTQAEVPAPAPAPAPGETPRSRVSRRSTLLDYINVVPKTGPLAQKQKTKPSSPSWATVPDAHPPEPRKNQKELYLVSHNCPGPKSSPQAPESENNQEETHYAVLNFPGLRPWDTQRPKGTHSEYAEIQFH; this comes from the exons ATGCTCTTGCCGCTGCTCTTAGCCGTGCTGTGGGCCG GGTCATGGGCTCAGAATCCAGCTTTCCAGCTGCAGGTGCAGGAGTTGGTGAGGGTGCAGGAAGGCCTGTGCGTGGTCGTGCCCTGCTCCGTCTCCTATCCCGTAATAGGTTGGGTTCCCTCCACCCCAGCTTACGGCTTCTGGTTCAAAGACCCGACCGCCACAGACAGTGGTCTGCCAGTGGCCACAAACAAGCCGGATCGAGACGTGCAAACAGACACCCAAGGCCGATTCCAGCTCCTGGGCGATCCGAGACAGAATTGCTCTTTGCTCATCAGAGATGTACACATGGAGGACAGTGCATCGTACTTCTTTCGGTTGGAGAGAGGCTATTACGTGCGATATAATTTCGTGGAATACAAGTTCCGTCTGGAGGTGACAG ccCTGACTCAGAAGCCAGAGATCTACGTCCCAGAGACTCTGAAGCCTGGGCACCAGGTGACGCTCATCTGTATGTTTCACTGGACCTTTGAGGAATGTCCAGCCCCTACTCTCTCCTGGAGGGGGGCCACCGTCTCCTCCCACGAGGCCAGACCAAGAACTTCCTACCTCTCAGCCCTCACCTTCACACCCAGACCGCAGGACCACGGCACTGAGCTCACCTGTCGAGTGGACGTCTCCAGAAGGGGACTGAGCACAGAGGACACCGTCCTGCTGAGCGTGGCCT ATGCCCCCAAAGACGTGGTGATCAGCATTTCCCAGACCGATGTATCAG cccTGGAGCCGCAGGGAAACAGCCCCCATCTGGAAGTCCAGAAAGGCCAGTTCCTGCGGCTACTCTGTACAGCCGACAGCGTGCCGCTGGCCACACTGAGCTGGGCCCTGCAGGACAGAATCCTCTCTTGGTCCCACCCCTCGGGCTCCAAAACCCTGGAGCTGGTGCTGCCCCGGGTGAAGGCCGAGGACGCGGGTCGCTACACCTGCCGAGCTGAGAACGGGCTTGGCTCTCAGAGCCGCAGCCTGGAACTCTCCGTGCAGT ATGCCCCAGAGAACCTGAAAGTGATGGTCTCCCAGGGAAATAGGACAG TCCTGGAAAACTTCAGAGATGGCACATCTCTTCCGGTCCTGGAAGGCCAAAGCCTGCGTCTGCTCTGTGTCGCTCACAGCAACCCCCCGGCCCGGCTGAGCTGGGCCCGAGGGGGACAGACTCTGagcccctcccagccctcagATCCTGGGGTCCTGGAGCTGCCGCAGATACAAACAGAGCATGAAGGAGAATTCACCTGCCGAGCTCAGAACCCTCTGGGCTCCCAGAATACGTCTCTGAGCCTCTCGGTGGTCT ACCCCCCGCAGCTGCTGGGACCCTCCTGCTCCCAGGAGGAGGAGGGTCTGCACTGCGACTGTTCCTCCCGAGCCCAGCCGGCCCCCTCCCTGCGCttgcggctgggggaggggctgctggaggGGAATTTCAGCAACGCCTCCTTCAAGGTCACCTCCAGCTCGGCTGGGCCCTGGGTCAACAGCTCCCTGAGCCTCCGCGAGGGGCTCAGCTCTGGCCTCAGACTCGGCTGCGAGGCCCAGAACGTCCACGGGGCCCAGAGCGCCACTGTCCTGCTGCTGCCAG ATGAGAAGGGATTCGCCTCCAAAGCGTTCTCCAGCGGAATATTTCTAGGAATCGGCCTCATGACCCTCCTTGTCCTCTGCTTCATCCTGATCGT CGCGAGGGCTCTGAGGAAGAAGTGGACCCAAGCAGAGGttccggccccggccccggccccggccccgggaGAGACTCCGAGGTCCAGGGTCTCACGGAGGAGCACGCTCCTGGATTACATCAACGTGGTCCCTAAAACTGGCCCCCTG GCtcagaaacagaaaaccaaaccaaGCAGTCCTTCCTGGGCCACTGTTCCAGATGCTCACCCCCCGGAACCCAGAAAGAACCAGAAGGAGCTCTATCTTGTTTCCCACAATTGCCCAGGACCCAAATCATCTCCTCAAGCCCCAGAATCAGAGAACAACCAGGAGGAGACCCATTATGCTGTCCTCAACTTCCCAGGCCTCAGACCATGGGACACCCAGAGGCCCAAGGGTACTCACTCAGAGTATGCTGAAATCCAGTTCCACTGA